In Thermococcus stetteri, the following proteins share a genomic window:
- a CDS encoding CGP-CTERM sorting domain-containing protein, with product MLRKVLSMLLALTAVLAAAGYVSAEEYSYTYSDYLYQPAPVVPAFALPGESFELYVKDGVTISSIEAVSVLHGPYQLEIQGTSPGEDGITTVKVKTPDDIVPDTYFLLIKTNKGTLVLPNGLKVFKEWPKELRLAWTSDTHVTTGAKIGYVCGDYFQNNIYKLEKMCPNPIPLHSVVATYSAYLYWGMKGATLMINTGDEVDTSGDMVGYKIMFDITKDTSAADLPVVGIKGNHDDPPTVYTQLLGPKYFYVTIGKFIIIGLDTGGDQGYPTMDQIEWMEKVLDEHKGYTPIILYHHPYFFDPGWNYLGGILKGLDPNADWDQIKKHLRRSWSAQEEISKRFLEDIVKYNVPLTMSGHIHHDMYWLYIDKDGNKHYFLTLTSTGAPDKESNPPTHPEYSPTWYGSNLVVIKEDGTVEMPYVNVEIKDDKVQSDFMSVPVPQRFMAFRHISKEGTAVKFINELDESVSGPIVLPIPKDAKIDPKVTNITYTIIGERQIADQYYIMLNVTIPQGVSQLVIDTAADTEKPVVQIAYLQPSHPKPNANFMAYFTAQDNLGIRDLYAVIYDENGNPVKYGKVDKFPGEPSSGKPGDTFYIVQLPGLKEGKYKIEIVAEDFYGNKGTVTKEITVASTSKAAKTTTAKQTSSEGKSTCGPAALVGLAVVPLLLRRRE from the coding sequence ATGCTGAGGAAAGTCCTCTCCATGCTGCTTGCCCTGACTGCTGTTTTGGCCGCTGCAGGCTATGTCTCGGCAGAGGAGTACTCCTACACCTACAGCGACTACCTATACCAACCGGCACCAGTTGTTCCGGCATTTGCACTTCCAGGAGAGAGCTTTGAGCTTTATGTGAAGGACGGAGTTACAATAAGCTCAATTGAAGCTGTTTCAGTGCTTCATGGCCCGTACCAGCTGGAGATCCAGGGAACGTCACCGGGAGAAGATGGAATAACTACTGTGAAAGTCAAGACTCCGGACGATATAGTCCCAGACACTTACTTCCTGCTCATAAAGACCAACAAGGGCACCCTCGTCCTCCCCAACGGCCTGAAGGTGTTCAAAGAATGGCCGAAGGAACTTAGGCTTGCCTGGACGAGCGACACCCACGTCACTACAGGTGCAAAGATCGGCTACGTCTGCGGCGACTACTTCCAGAACAACATCTACAAGCTTGAAAAGATGTGCCCGAACCCAATCCCGCTCCACAGCGTCGTCGCCACTTACAGCGCCTACCTCTACTGGGGAATGAAGGGAGCCACGCTCATGATAAACACGGGAGATGAAGTTGATACCAGCGGTGACATGGTCGGTTACAAGATAATGTTCGACATAACCAAGGACACCTCCGCTGCTGACCTTCCCGTTGTTGGGATCAAGGGCAACCACGACGATCCACCAACCGTTTACACCCAGCTCCTCGGGCCGAAGTACTTCTATGTGACCATCGGCAAGTTCATCATAATAGGGCTCGATACCGGTGGTGATCAGGGATACCCGACAATGGATCAGATCGAGTGGATGGAGAAGGTTCTCGATGAGCACAAGGGCTACACACCGATAATCCTCTACCACCACCCGTACTTCTTTGACCCAGGCTGGAACTACCTCGGCGGTATTCTCAAGGGCCTTGACCCGAATGCTGACTGGGATCAGATTAAGAAGCACCTCCGCAGGAGCTGGTCAGCACAGGAGGAGATCTCCAAGCGCTTCCTTGAAGATATAGTCAAGTACAACGTGCCGCTTACCATGAGCGGGCACATCCACCACGACATGTACTGGCTCTATATCGACAAGGACGGCAACAAGCACTACTTCCTTACCCTGACCTCAACCGGCGCTCCGGACAAGGAGAGCAACCCACCGACACACCCAGAGTACAGCCCGACCTGGTACGGAAGCAACCTCGTTGTTATCAAAGAGGACGGAACAGTTGAGATGCCCTATGTAAACGTTGAGATCAAGGACGACAAGGTTCAGAGCGACTTCATGAGCGTTCCGGTTCCACAGAGGTTTATGGCCTTCAGGCACATCTCGAAGGAAGGGACTGCGGTCAAGTTCATTAACGAGCTCGATGAAAGCGTTAGCGGCCCGATAGTTCTCCCGATACCCAAGGATGCGAAGATCGATCCAAAGGTCACAAACATAACCTATACCATTATCGGCGAGAGGCAGATCGCCGACCAGTACTACATAATGCTGAACGTAACGATTCCGCAGGGTGTTTCCCAGCTTGTCATTGACACTGCCGCTGATACCGAGAAGCCCGTGGTTCAGATAGCCTACCTCCAGCCCAGCCACCCGAAGCCGAACGCTAACTTTATGGCCTACTTCACGGCCCAGGACAACCTCGGCATAAGGGACCTCTACGCCGTCATATACGATGAGAACGGAAACCCTGTCAAGTACGGTAAGGTTGACAAGTTCCCGGGCGAACCCTCAAGCGGGAAGCCGGGAGACACCTTCTACATCGTCCAGCTTCCTGGCCTTAAGGAGGGTAAGTACAAGATAGAGATAGTCGCGGAGGACTTCTACGGTAACAAGGGAACTGTTACCAAGGAGATCACTGTCGCCAGCACTTCAAAGGCCGCTAAGACTACCACAGCCAAGCAGACGTCCTCTGAGGGTAAGAGCACCTGTGGGCCAGCGGCCCTCGTTGGCCTTGCCGTCGTGCCGCTCCTCCTCAGGAGGAGGGAGTGA
- a CDS encoding DUF447 domain-containing protein, which produces MLESMREGQVYELILVSKSNVTPIGVVRMRETLHFKLFPGRSFRDLLEHNRVALQMTWDAELLVKTALNLDVKLSFESDGQYRWISGLPGWLGEARCRRDVWADKLGTTEVLKCEFLPEKEIAGDVRPTPFSRADCILVEMAVLFTRHLVRPTSELRDKILDLYSLYRHLGGSSEAAEYIVEHID; this is translated from the coding sequence ATGCTGGAGTCAATGAGAGAGGGCCAAGTTTACGAGCTTATTCTGGTCTCAAAGTCCAACGTTACTCCAATCGGCGTCGTGAGGATGAGAGAAACGCTTCACTTCAAGCTCTTTCCCGGGAGGAGCTTTAGGGATCTCTTAGAGCACAATCGAGTTGCTCTCCAGATGACGTGGGATGCTGAGCTCCTGGTGAAAACTGCTCTAAACCTCGATGTGAAGCTCTCCTTTGAGTCTGATGGCCAATATAGGTGGATATCCGGTCTTCCAGGCTGGCTGGGGGAAGCCCGGTGCAGGAGAGATGTATGGGCGGACAAGCTTGGGACTACTGAAGTACTCAAATGTGAATTCCTTCCGGAAAAGGAGATTGCCGGCGATGTAAGGCCCACTCCTTTTAGCAGGGCCGATTGCATCCTTGTTGAAATGGCGGTTCTCTTCACCAGGCATCTGGTTAGGCCCACATCTGAGCTTCGGGACAAGATTCTCGACCTTTACTCCCTCTACAGGCATCTCGGTGGAAGCTCAGAGGCGGCAGAATACATTGTTGAACATATTGATTAA
- a CDS encoding ABC transporter ATP-binding protein yields MVDVRLENVVKEFDGFQAVKGIDLHIKHGELFTLLGPSGCGKTTTLRMIAGLDYPTSGKIYFDDQEVTYLPSYERGAVLVFQNYALWPHMTVFDNVAYGLKLKKLPKEEIKKKVEWALELVKLKGFENRYPTQLSGGQQQRVAIARALVVEPKVLLLDEPLSNLDAKLRLEMRSEIRRIQRELGITVIYVTHDQEEAMAISDRIAVMNVGTVEQVGTPRDIYERPKSEFVASFMGKTNVIPAKVVERSGDKVTVEFESFRLDGLHYDGKKDDVVLVIRPERIKLHPVENAVSIEGTVDLVEYYGFFTEVVGLFGETRIIARTISDREVHGLRPTQPVKFYIDREDIIVLPKQL; encoded by the coding sequence ATGGTTGACGTCAGGCTTGAGAACGTTGTTAAAGAATTCGACGGCTTTCAGGCCGTTAAGGGGATAGACCTCCACATAAAGCACGGAGAGCTGTTCACACTCCTCGGTCCGAGCGGCTGTGGAAAGACGACGACGCTGAGAATGATAGCCGGCCTGGACTATCCAACGAGCGGGAAGATATACTTCGACGACCAGGAAGTCACGTATCTCCCATCCTACGAGCGCGGTGCCGTCCTCGTGTTCCAGAACTACGCCCTATGGCCGCACATGACGGTCTTCGACAACGTCGCCTACGGTCTAAAGCTCAAGAAGCTCCCCAAGGAGGAAATAAAGAAGAAGGTCGAGTGGGCGCTTGAGCTAGTCAAGCTCAAGGGCTTCGAGAACCGCTACCCAACCCAGCTCTCCGGCGGTCAGCAGCAGCGCGTTGCGATAGCCAGGGCCCTGGTGGTTGAGCCGAAGGTTCTACTCCTCGATGAGCCCCTCAGCAACCTCGACGCAAAGCTCAGGCTTGAGATGCGCTCCGAGATAAGGAGAATCCAGCGCGAGCTGGGAATAACCGTCATCTACGTCACCCACGACCAGGAAGAGGCAATGGCGATAAGCGACAGGATAGCCGTCATGAACGTCGGAACGGTGGAGCAGGTGGGAACACCTAGGGACATCTACGAGAGGCCGAAAAGCGAGTTCGTCGCCAGCTTCATGGGCAAGACCAACGTCATCCCCGCCAAAGTCGTTGAGAGGAGCGGGGACAAGGTCACTGTCGAGTTCGAGAGCTTCCGCCTCGACGGCCTCCACTACGACGGCAAGAAGGACGACGTTGTCCTCGTCATAAGGCCGGAGAGGATAAAGCTCCACCCAGTGGAGAACGCCGTTTCCATCGAGGGCACCGTTGACCTCGTCGAGTACTACGGCTTCTTCACAGAGGTCGTCGGCCTCTTCGGGGAGACGAGGATCATCGCGAGGACCATCAGCGACAGGGAAGTCCATGGCCTCCGCCCGACCCAGCCGGTCAAGTTCTACATCGACCGCGAGGACATAATCGTCCTTCCCAAGCAGCTCTGA
- a CDS encoding ABC transporter permease: MKVSKWSERLFGTPLPDGVVMTSFLFPLLYLVAFLIIPVFVMLATAFEYNGHLSAHWFSSIFRSAYYFNPLHPDGYLVKTLTYGGREVYHFYGWDFGVVINSILVSISVMILTTILGTVFAFIMARYDFPGKNVMRVLLFIPLLVTPFVNVVVVKKMFLPDGIINWILHDHLHLLPKPIWIDGLVGVIIAQTITYYPIVYLNAYASFINIDPSLEEQAENLGSRSFHLFRTVTFPLALPGIMSGAILVGIFSLEDLAAPIVFQGSPIAKKLMSYQIYSSFVSGFAIGNPQMAALALVMLTLAIIMFLAVRWYVGLRQYAMLSKGGRWNPRVAKPRWWQALLIAFVAVPVLLITVFPQIGVLLLAFSKSWYGTWPSGFTLDNIKAIVTQPDIERVIINSLMYSTAAVLIIILLSLTSAYASNRFKKARLAPVIDSLATIPIAVPGIVIAMSYFFFFSTVPPFKGSTLDPTNLLEFFPGAALILAYSIRRLPFAARSISAGLQQVHVSLEEAAMNLGAGRWKALVSVIIPMIYLNLFGGAMLSFVYCMSETSVGITLGSINSTWYPITAKMKELIIGAVGSANLAAALGVFLMAVQITAIVIANVITKQRYSFIGLT, encoded by the coding sequence ATGAAGGTCAGTAAGTGGAGCGAAAGGTTGTTCGGAACGCCGCTACCGGACGGCGTTGTCATGACGTCGTTCCTGTTTCCCCTGCTCTACCTCGTGGCGTTTCTAATCATCCCCGTGTTTGTAATGCTAGCGACAGCGTTTGAGTACAACGGACACTTATCAGCCCACTGGTTCAGTAGCATCTTCAGATCTGCATACTACTTCAACCCACTTCACCCTGACGGGTACCTAGTAAAGACTCTAACTTATGGAGGGCGGGAGGTCTATCACTTCTACGGCTGGGACTTCGGTGTTGTCATTAACTCCATACTAGTCTCAATCTCAGTGATGATCCTAACGACGATCCTTGGAACAGTGTTTGCCTTTATAATGGCCCGCTACGACTTCCCCGGCAAGAACGTCATGAGGGTGCTCCTCTTCATTCCGCTCCTCGTCACGCCGTTCGTCAACGTCGTCGTCGTTAAGAAGATGTTCCTGCCCGATGGGATAATAAACTGGATTCTTCATGACCACCTCCATCTTCTCCCGAAGCCCATCTGGATAGATGGCCTAGTTGGCGTTATTATCGCCCAGACGATAACCTACTACCCAATCGTTTATCTCAACGCCTACGCGAGCTTCATCAACATCGACCCCTCCCTCGAGGAGCAGGCCGAGAACCTCGGGAGCAGGAGCTTCCACCTCTTCAGGACTGTTACCTTCCCGCTTGCACTTCCGGGAATCATGAGCGGTGCGATACTCGTTGGAATCTTCAGCCTCGAAGACCTCGCCGCTCCGATAGTCTTCCAGGGAAGCCCAATAGCCAAGAAGCTCATGTCCTACCAGATTTACAGCTCCTTTGTTTCGGGATTCGCAATAGGCAACCCGCAGATGGCCGCTTTGGCCCTCGTCATGCTGACGCTGGCGATCATAATGTTCCTGGCCGTCAGGTGGTACGTCGGCCTGAGGCAGTACGCCATGCTCAGCAAGGGCGGAAGGTGGAACCCAAGGGTGGCGAAGCCCAGGTGGTGGCAGGCCCTCCTGATAGCCTTCGTCGCCGTTCCGGTTCTCCTCATAACGGTGTTCCCGCAGATAGGAGTTCTCCTGCTGGCCTTTTCCAAGAGCTGGTACGGGACGTGGCCCAGCGGCTTCACGCTTGACAACATAAAGGCCATCGTAACCCAGCCGGACATCGAGAGGGTCATCATCAACAGCCTCATGTACTCGACCGCCGCAGTCCTCATCATAATCCTCCTCTCGCTCACCTCCGCCTACGCTTCAAACAGGTTCAAGAAGGCCAGGCTCGCCCCGGTGATAGACAGCCTCGCCACAATACCGATAGCCGTTCCGGGAATAGTTATAGCAATGAGCTATTTCTTCTTCTTTTCGACGGTTCCGCCCTTCAAGGGAAGCACACTCGACCCCACCAACCTGCTGGAGTTCTTCCCGGGAGCGGCGCTGATACTGGCCTACTCGATAAGGCGTCTGCCCTTCGCGGCCCGTTCGATCTCAGCCGGCCTGCAGCAGGTTCACGTCTCCCTTGAGGAAGCGGCCATGAACCTCGGAGCAGGAAGGTGGAAAGCGCTCGTGAGCGTCATAATACCGATGATATACCTCAACCTCTTCGGAGGTGCAATGCTCAGCTTCGTCTACTGTATGAGCGAGACCAGCGTCGGCATCACCTTGGGTTCGATAAACTCGACATGGTATCCGATAACTGCGAAGATGAAGGAGCTAATCATCGGAGCGGTTGGAAGCGCCAACCTCGCCGCCGCCTTGGGTGTGTTCCTCATGGCAGTCCAGATAACGGCCATAGTCATAGCCAACGTGATAACCAAGCAGAGGTACTCCTTCATAGGCCTTACATGA
- a CDS encoding ABC transporter substrate-binding protein, whose amino-acid sequence MKRFIGALLILVLGLSVVASGCISGGGTSSGTATSGGQGITLVIVTRHDATIQYKVKQLFLQSDIAKQYNIKDLKFIGVPESLWPSYIKKGADVGWGGGPTLFDDMYRMGYLSPITDQRILALIGKQIPEELAGMAMVRKNGSQVYWIAAALSSFGFTVNKDILNKQGLPFPRKWEDIASPEWARDPQMYGIADPTRSTSNTRIYQIILQAFGWDEGWRIMTLIAANSKVYEASDAVRDAVINGEIAAGNTIDFYGYTAMEQNPNCVYVIPEEESIINGDPIALLKYSKHPEAAQAFIYWVLTEGQKVWMSPDINRLPINPEVFNMTITEKEAKILFKGQHAGETYVQAAPALYKAYQLSIASKGIPFDDARALKTVNSLQYYFKATLVDVNGPLHQAWMALVNAYKEGKITQEQFEKLKDELTAPIEFKDPETGQMVTFTEDYAAKINDRIATDAGFQGQLMDEWRTAAQEKYNKVLEELNKITG is encoded by the coding sequence ATGAAACGCTTTATAGGTGCCCTATTGATACTCGTTCTTGGCTTAAGTGTAGTTGCAAGCGGCTGTATCAGTGGCGGAGGCACCAGCAGTGGGACGGCAACCTCAGGAGGTCAGGGAATAACCCTTGTTATCGTTACAAGGCATGATGCAACTATCCAGTACAAGGTCAAGCAGCTCTTTCTCCAGAGCGACATAGCGAAGCAGTACAACATCAAGGATCTCAAGTTCATCGGTGTGCCTGAGTCCCTATGGCCGAGCTATATCAAGAAGGGAGCCGACGTCGGCTGGGGTGGAGGTCCAACACTCTTCGACGACATGTACAGGATGGGCTACCTCTCCCCGATCACCGACCAGAGGATACTGGCCCTGATCGGCAAGCAGATTCCAGAGGAGTTAGCTGGGATGGCAATGGTGAGGAAGAACGGGAGCCAGGTCTACTGGATAGCGGCGGCCCTCTCGTCCTTCGGCTTCACCGTTAACAAGGACATTCTCAACAAGCAGGGGCTTCCGTTCCCGAGGAAGTGGGAGGACATAGCTTCCCCGGAGTGGGCTAGGGATCCGCAGATGTACGGCATAGCGGACCCGACGAGGAGCACCTCCAACACCAGGATTTACCAGATCATCCTCCAGGCCTTTGGCTGGGACGAGGGATGGAGGATAATGACCCTCATAGCGGCCAACTCCAAGGTCTACGAGGCCAGCGATGCCGTCAGGGATGCAGTCATCAACGGTGAGATAGCGGCTGGAAACACGATTGACTTCTACGGCTACACCGCTATGGAGCAGAACCCGAACTGTGTCTACGTTATCCCTGAGGAGGAGAGCATCATAAACGGTGATCCGATAGCACTTCTCAAGTACAGCAAGCACCCCGAGGCGGCCCAGGCCTTTATCTACTGGGTTCTCACCGAGGGCCAGAAGGTCTGGATGAGCCCCGACATCAATAGGCTCCCGATCAACCCAGAGGTCTTCAACATGACCATAACTGAGAAAGAGGCCAAGATACTCTTCAAGGGCCAGCACGCGGGTGAGACCTACGTTCAAGCCGCTCCCGCACTCTACAAGGCCTACCAGCTCTCAATAGCCAGCAAGGGAATCCCGTTCGATGACGCTAGGGCACTTAAGACCGTTAACTCCCTCCAGTACTACTTCAAGGCGACCCTCGTCGATGTGAACGGTCCTCTCCACCAGGCCTGGATGGCGCTAGTCAACGCTTACAAGGAAGGGAAGATCACCCAGGAGCAGTTTGAGAAGCTCAAGGACGAGCTTACTGCACCAATAGAGTTCAAGGACCCCGAAACCGGCCAGATGGTTACCTTCACCGAGGACTATGCCGCGAAGATCAACGACAGGATAGCCACCGATGCGGGATTCCAGGGCCAGCTCATGGACGAGTGGCGCACCGCCGCCCAGGAGAAGTACAACAAAGTTCTCGAAGAGCTTAACAAGATTACCGGCTGA
- a CDS encoding CGP-CTERM sorting domain-containing protein, with the protein MRKAAIILAAVVLLSLFGTVATPKVSAEGEVVIAVDLAHGENPKGLTDVTYKNKTLTEGMLKVLTDYTLVYFGDAKYEADLGIKHIGDNITYDALKANNVKILIIGQPSSPLYPDEAEAIKKWLEEGGHVLWIAGDSDYGNGAKTQQFVDSFIDQLGLTNLRVDQASVEDPVSNAGAPYRVIAYLDPWNDTPKRDILVQGFENDGAVLAHGPGVVAWVDGVDGSGDWHKLTPGEKPENTYVLIHSTGDSVIKENTDPAANAYTAGEQGEFPIAAAQIIKLEGKNPSVIIVSGETPIGGYEPMWSSVYYDRQLDGPKVVSNIFKWSIEMTKGVEENAGGSKSTCGPAFLVGLAVVPLLLRRRK; encoded by the coding sequence ATGAGGAAGGCTGCAATAATACTAGCGGCTGTTGTTTTGCTGTCCCTTTTTGGGACTGTGGCGACACCAAAGGTCAGCGCCGAGGGAGAGGTCGTTATAGCCGTTGACCTCGCCCACGGCGAGAACCCCAAGGGACTGACCGATGTCACCTATAAGAACAAGACCCTGACCGAGGGAATGCTCAAGGTTCTGACCGACTACACCTTAGTCTACTTCGGCGATGCGAAGTACGAGGCTGATCTCGGCATTAAGCACATCGGCGACAATATAACCTACGACGCCCTTAAGGCCAACAACGTTAAGATTCTCATAATTGGCCAGCCCTCAAGCCCGCTCTACCCGGACGAGGCTGAAGCCATTAAGAAGTGGCTTGAGGAAGGCGGCCACGTCCTCTGGATTGCAGGCGATTCTGACTATGGTAACGGTGCAAAGACCCAGCAGTTCGTTGACAGCTTCATCGACCAGCTTGGACTCACCAACCTCAGGGTTGACCAGGCTTCGGTTGAAGACCCCGTCAGTAACGCCGGAGCTCCCTACCGTGTCATAGCCTATCTCGACCCCTGGAACGACACCCCCAAGAGGGACATCCTCGTCCAGGGCTTCGAAAACGATGGGGCCGTCCTCGCCCACGGTCCCGGTGTTGTTGCCTGGGTTGACGGTGTGGATGGCAGTGGTGACTGGCACAAGCTTACACCGGGGGAGAAGCCTGAGAACACTTACGTTCTCATTCACAGTACCGGTGACTCTGTCATAAAAGAGAACACCGACCCCGCTGCAAACGCTTACACTGCTGGTGAGCAGGGTGAGTTCCCCATCGCGGCTGCCCAGATTATCAAGCTCGAGGGCAAGAATCCAAGCGTGATCATCGTTAGCGGCGAGACCCCAATCGGCGGCTACGAGCCTATGTGGAGCAGTGTGTACTACGACAGGCAACTCGATGGACCCAAGGTTGTCTCAAACATCTTCAAGTGGAGCATTGAGATGACCAAGGGAGTGGAGGAGAATGCCGGCGGCTCAAAGAGCACCTGCGGTCCGGCGTTCCTCGTCGGTCTCGCAGTGGTTCCGCTCCTCCTCAGGAGGAGGAAGTGA